One window of the Chitinimonas sp. BJYL2 genome contains the following:
- the dinB gene encoding DNA polymerase IV — translation MRERQRKIIHIDCDCFYAAVETRDNPSLHGKPVAVGGRPETRGVIATCNYEARRYGVRSAMASGQALRRCPGLILLPPRFEAYRAASRQIHAIYSDFTALIEPLSLDEAYLDVTDSPHHQGSATLMAEAIRARIKAEVGITASAGIAPNKFVAKIASDWNKPDGLFVVRPPEIDAFVAALPVGKLFGVGQVTAAKLNQLGAQTCADLRSWPLTELVRHFGKFGERLHALCRGIDDRPVRNDYPRRSLSVETTYVHDLADLAACAQALSPLIDDLQRRQQRDPDAGQPHKTFIKLRFNDFTHTTVECLCAKPDTEVWLRLLQQGWERQRKPVRLLGVGFRYEDEDKSASRQLALFEPAHAAHAA, via the coding sequence GTGCGCGAACGCCAGCGCAAGATCATCCACATTGATTGCGACTGCTTCTATGCCGCCGTCGAAACACGCGACAACCCCAGCTTGCACGGCAAGCCGGTTGCCGTGGGCGGGCGACCTGAAACACGCGGCGTGATTGCCACCTGCAATTACGAGGCTCGCCGCTACGGTGTTCGCTCTGCCATGGCCTCAGGCCAGGCATTGCGACGCTGCCCCGGCCTGATTCTGTTGCCACCACGCTTTGAGGCTTATCGCGCCGCATCCAGGCAGATTCATGCCATCTACAGCGACTTTACTGCCCTCATCGAACCCCTGTCGCTGGATGAAGCCTATCTGGATGTCACTGATTCCCCGCACCATCAGGGCAGTGCCACGCTGATGGCCGAAGCCATACGGGCGCGGATCAAGGCCGAAGTCGGCATTACGGCGTCGGCCGGCATTGCGCCCAACAAGTTCGTCGCCAAAATCGCCAGCGACTGGAACAAGCCCGACGGCCTGTTTGTCGTGCGGCCACCCGAGATCGACGCCTTTGTCGCCGCGCTGCCTGTGGGCAAGCTCTTCGGCGTCGGTCAGGTCACCGCCGCCAAACTCAATCAACTGGGGGCGCAAACCTGTGCCGACCTGCGCAGCTGGCCGCTGACCGAGCTGGTACGCCACTTCGGCAAGTTTGGCGAACGCTTGCACGCGCTGTGCCGTGGTATCGACGATCGACCGGTGCGCAACGATTATCCGCGTCGCTCATTATCGGTGGAGACCACCTACGTCCACGACCTGGCTGACCTGGCGGCCTGCGCGCAAGCGCTCAGCCCGCTGATTGACGATCTGCAACGCCGACAGCAGCGCGATCCGGATGCCGGGCAACCCCATAAAACGTTCATCAAACTGCGCTTCAACGACTTTACCCACACAACGGTGGAATGCCTGTGTGCCAAGCCGGATACCGAAGTCTGGCTGCGATTGCTGCAGCAGGGCTGGGAGCGGCAACGCAAACCCGTACGCCTGCTGGGGGTGGGGTTTCGTTATGAAGACGAAGACAAATCTGCCAGCCGCCAGTTGGCACTGTTCGAACCCGCTCACGCAGCCCATGCAGCATGA
- the drt2 gene encoding antiviral reverse transcriptase Drt2, with protein MLDTPTWFRQRRYLHFDEPLSLQKAMALVTNPNAVATHAFWPLIRFNVHTTKIKQNKTTGHLDWHHKDREISYAAHSDSLIFGFYAERIGALYELHLAKQGLADCVLAFRSLGKNNINFAKSAFDEISVRGNCVAVALDVTKFFDTIDHAQLKLRWKQLLGISELPSDHFAVYKALTKFAYVDRDEVFGALGISVHNPRGNGKYRLCSPTNFRGQVRDAKLIKTNPNKCGIPQGTAISALLSNVYMLEFDAVANAFATAHGGKYMRYCDDILFVMPVELASETESFCISEIGKLELKINPDKTDTCVFTKNGASLVCNKPLQYLGFLFDGQQTIIRSAAFAKFSNHMKRGVSLAKQTMRSRNKAKIANGADEKTLYRRKLLSRYSHLGSRNFLRYGYKAAKVMNSKAIRRQLRPLWGRLQRAIEK; from the coding sequence ATGCTTGATACACCTACTTGGTTTCGTCAACGCCGTTACTTGCATTTCGATGAGCCGCTGAGCCTTCAAAAGGCGATGGCGCTGGTTACTAATCCAAATGCAGTGGCGACTCATGCTTTTTGGCCATTGATTCGTTTCAATGTACATACCACCAAAATCAAGCAGAACAAGACCACTGGACATCTGGACTGGCACCATAAGGATCGAGAGATCTCTTACGCCGCCCATAGTGACTCACTTATCTTTGGTTTTTATGCGGAGAGAATTGGCGCGTTATATGAATTACATCTTGCAAAGCAAGGTCTTGCAGACTGTGTGCTCGCTTTCCGTTCGTTAGGTAAGAACAACATCAACTTTGCGAAGTCAGCATTTGATGAGATTAGTGTTCGTGGTAACTGTGTTGCAGTTGCTCTAGATGTGACGAAGTTTTTCGATACGATTGACCACGCCCAACTTAAGCTTCGTTGGAAGCAGTTGCTTGGGATCTCAGAACTCCCTTCTGATCACTTTGCGGTTTACAAGGCATTGACCAAGTTTGCATATGTTGATCGAGATGAAGTCTTCGGTGCTCTGGGGATTTCCGTTCATAACCCTCGGGGAAACGGCAAATACCGTCTTTGCAGCCCTACTAACTTCCGGGGGCAAGTTCGGGACGCAAAACTGATCAAAACGAACCCGAACAAATGCGGCATTCCACAGGGAACGGCAATCAGTGCTCTGCTCTCCAATGTGTATATGCTGGAATTTGATGCTGTGGCTAATGCGTTCGCAACAGCCCATGGCGGTAAGTACATGCGGTACTGTGACGACATTCTGTTTGTCATGCCTGTAGAACTTGCCAGTGAGACCGAGAGTTTCTGTATTTCTGAGATAGGGAAATTAGAACTAAAAATTAATCCAGACAAAACCGATACCTGTGTTTTTACAAAAAATGGGGCTTCCCTTGTTTGTAATAAACCTTTGCAATACCTTGGTTTTCTTTTCGATGGACAGCAAACTATTATTCGCTCTGCTGCATTCGCTAAGTTCTCAAACCATATGAAGCGTGGTGTCAGTTTGGCCAAGCAGACGATGCGGAGCAGGAACAAGGCAAAAATCGCTAACGGAGCCGATGAGAAAACGCTATACCGGCGAAAGTTGCTGTCCAGATATTCACACCTTGGGAGTCGAAATTTCCTGCGATATGGATATAAAGCGGCCAAGGTAATGAACTCAAAGGCAATTAGGCGCCAGTTGCGGCCTCTTTGGGGGCGTCTACAGCGAGCCATAGAGAAGTAG
- a CDS encoding DNA-deoxyinosine glycosylase → MDQRFNQFWRLMGALLNDDLHVQPYPARLDKLQHHGIGLWDVIAEAERQGSLDGAIRREVGNDLTRLICTLPALQAVAFNGKTAARMGRRQLLALGSRVALLDLPSSSPAYTLDAGLKQAAWASLLPYIRSAQTG, encoded by the coding sequence ATTGACCAGAGGTTTAACCAGTTCTGGCGACTGATGGGTGCATTACTGAACGATGACCTGCATGTGCAACCCTATCCAGCTCGGCTCGACAAGCTGCAGCACCATGGCATCGGTCTGTGGGACGTGATCGCCGAAGCAGAGCGGCAGGGCAGTCTGGATGGCGCTATCCGTCGCGAAGTAGGCAACGACCTCACCCGCCTGATTTGCACCTTGCCCGCTCTGCAGGCTGTGGCCTTCAACGGCAAGACCGCCGCCCGGATGGGACGGCGGCAACTGCTTGCACTGGGAAGCCGGGTAGCCCTGCTCGATCTCCCCTCCTCCAGTCCGGCCTACACACTGGATGCGGGGCTGAAACAGGCTGCTTGGGCCAGCCTGCTGCCCTACATCCGAAGCGCTCAGACAGGCTGA
- a CDS encoding CPBP family intramembrane glutamic endopeptidase produces the protein MNIPLLRGLVGVLMVFGPIPLTMLFAHKLIGKPYAVIWPALLAVGLSAWGYYLFVNRIERRPLHEFSSTGAGRELGMGLLLGAVLVLLTLAGLALTGHYTVDGMHPVGGYLFLPLAGQILVGVSEELVMRGVVFQVTERALGVWAALMVSSLLFALGHLFTPAASNWAFANMLAVGVLQGALYLYTGRLWLCIGAHIGWNVMLEQGFSAVVSGHEQRTGVLSGQVTGSPLWTGGAFGIEASVVTLVVSLLAAAVFLLLAHRRGYLRPAHRQPV, from the coding sequence ATGAACATTCCGCTGCTGAGGGGGCTGGTAGGCGTGCTGATGGTGTTCGGCCCCATTCCCCTCACCATGCTCTTTGCACACAAACTCATTGGTAAACCCTATGCCGTGATCTGGCCCGCCTTACTCGCAGTCGGACTCTCTGCCTGGGGCTACTACCTGTTCGTTAACCGGATAGAACGCCGACCGCTGCACGAGTTCTCTTCGACCGGGGCAGGGCGCGAGTTGGGCATGGGCTTGCTGCTTGGTGCTGTGCTGGTACTGCTGACCTTGGCCGGGCTTGCCCTGACAGGGCACTACACGGTGGACGGGATGCATCCGGTGGGGGGGTATCTGTTCTTGCCACTTGCCGGACAGATACTGGTGGGTGTCAGCGAGGAGCTGGTCATGCGCGGCGTGGTGTTCCAGGTAACCGAGCGTGCTCTGGGCGTCTGGGCGGCCTTGATGGTGTCATCCCTGCTGTTTGCACTGGGGCACCTCTTTACCCCTGCGGCCTCGAATTGGGCGTTTGCAAACATGCTGGCAGTGGGGGTCCTACAGGGAGCGCTGTACCTGTATACGGGGCGGCTCTGGCTGTGCATCGGGGCGCATATCGGCTGGAACGTGATGCTGGAGCAGGGATTCTCCGCGGTGGTTTCCGGCCATGAGCAGCGTACCGGCGTGCTGTCCGGTCAGGTAACGGGTTCTCCGCTCTGGACGGGGGGTGCGTTTGGTATCGAGGCATCGGTCGTCACGCTGGTGGTCAGTCTGCTGGCAGCTGCCGTCTTTCTCCTCCTGGCACACCGGCGCGGCTATTTACGACCCGCTCATCGTCAGCCTGTCTGA
- a CDS encoding HD-GYP domain-containing protein, with protein MIPGPTGIAFTSRSAHTMELEKVSADDLVSGDRTLWNMYGEDGKLLIPKGKIVGNDALLNKLLAMGLYAPKLELLKTRQEWRESKARDNQRNERPPSTLDALINSRKKLDAMVAQLDRGIHGRWLEQKVGELATEVMTACASDSDVAIAMILLRQEGKYAVRHMVNAAIVCALVCRSLEKTEAHTRSIVSAALTMNIGMIEFQDQLKEQKTPLSAAQRARLERHPMMGADMLREAGIQDPVWLDAVEQHHECIDGSGYPDKLFGKEVCEGARILSLADLFCARVTPRSYRPAVASNVALKGILLERGKSLDETVASHFIKTLGIFPPGMLVRLANGEIGVVTRAGAKVNTPQVKSILSADGHKMGLAMTRDTAVEQFSIRETVDPRQVSTYVNMEAIWGSAAAHRG; from the coding sequence ATGATCCCGGGCCCCACCGGCATCGCCTTCACTTCACGCTCGGCACACACGATGGAACTGGAAAAGGTAAGCGCAGACGATCTCGTCTCCGGCGACCGGACGCTATGGAATATGTATGGCGAAGACGGCAAGCTGCTGATTCCAAAAGGGAAGATCGTCGGCAACGACGCCCTGCTCAACAAGCTGCTGGCCATGGGCCTGTACGCACCCAAGCTGGAACTGCTGAAAACCCGGCAGGAATGGCGCGAATCGAAGGCGCGCGACAACCAGCGCAATGAGCGCCCGCCCTCCACCCTGGATGCCCTGATCAACTCACGCAAAAAGCTGGATGCCATGGTGGCGCAGCTGGATCGTGGCATCCATGGTCGCTGGCTGGAGCAGAAGGTCGGTGAGCTGGCCACGGAGGTCATGACGGCTTGCGCCAGTGACAGCGATGTCGCCATTGCAATGATCCTGCTCAGGCAAGAGGGCAAATACGCGGTTCGTCACATGGTCAACGCCGCGATTGTCTGCGCCTTGGTCTGCCGATCACTCGAAAAAACAGAGGCCCACACCCGTTCCATCGTCTCCGCAGCATTGACGATGAACATCGGCATGATCGAGTTCCAGGACCAGCTCAAGGAACAGAAGACCCCCCTCAGCGCCGCGCAACGAGCGCGCCTGGAACGCCATCCGATGATGGGGGCCGACATGCTGCGCGAAGCCGGCATTCAAGACCCCGTGTGGCTGGATGCGGTCGAGCAGCATCATGAATGCATTGATGGCAGTGGCTACCCGGACAAACTGTTCGGCAAGGAAGTATGCGAAGGCGCGCGCATCCTCTCGCTGGCCGACTTGTTCTGCGCGCGGGTGACGCCGCGTTCTTACCGGCCCGCCGTGGCCTCCAATGTGGCACTGAAAGGCATCTTGCTGGAGCGCGGCAAGTCGCTCGACGAAACCGTAGCCTCGCACTTCATCAAGACGCTGGGCATCTTCCCGCCGGGCATGCTGGTGCGGCTGGCCAATGGTGAAATCGGCGTAGTCACCCGTGCCGGCGCCAAGGTCAACACACCTCAGGTCAAGAGCATCCTCAGTGCCGATGGCCACAAGATGGGCCTCGCCATGACGCGCGACACCGCCGTTGAACAGTTCTCGATCCGCGAAACGGTCGATCCGCGGCAGGTATCCACCTATGTGAACATGGAGGCAATCTGGGGTAGTGCCGCCGCACACCGGGGATGA
- a CDS encoding radical SAM protein — MSAAAIKVLSIIPPMTQLNTPYPSTAYLTGFLRSRGVEAVQEDLALKLVLRLFTADGLRAMRAQILAANKRKPVRVVRDFLDEFDRYEAAIEPAIAFLQGRDPTIAYRIAARQLLPEGPRFESLNAYVDPDSEDGGDALAWAFGALGTQDRARHLATLFLNDLADVLRESIDPRFEFVRYAERLASGQPTFDPLAEALTAPASLVDETLQALTREAIAKHQPQLVLLSVPFPGSVYGALRIAQQIRAIDPAIRISLGGGYVNTELRELRESRLFDYVDFVTLDSGERPLLALLEHLAGKRSSERLVRTFVRDDAGKVRYINFPEPDVPFEDWGTPTWDGLPIHDYLSLLDMLNPMHRLWSDGRWNKLTIAHGCYWKKCSFCDVSLDYISRYETATAETLVNRIEAIIAETGQTGFHFVDEAAPPKMLRALAEELIRRKVAISWWGNIRFEKSFTPELCQLLAQSGCIAVTGGLEVASDRLLQLMKKGVSVEQVARVTYAFSEAGILVHAYLMYGFPTQTVQDTVDALEYVRQMFEAGCMQSGFWHRFACTVHSPVGQNPEEYGVKLVPLPANAHFARNDIGFIDPTGVDHDSLGKALNKALYNYMHGIALDWNVQRWFEERVPRTTVPKHFVSKALGRRG, encoded by the coding sequence ATGTCCGCCGCCGCCATCAAGGTGCTGTCGATCATCCCGCCGATGACGCAGCTCAATACGCCCTACCCGTCCACCGCCTACCTGACGGGTTTTCTGCGTTCGCGCGGCGTGGAGGCCGTTCAGGAAGACCTGGCGCTCAAGCTGGTGCTCAGACTGTTTACCGCCGATGGCCTGCGCGCCATGCGCGCACAGATACTCGCGGCCAACAAACGCAAGCCCGTCAGGGTGGTACGCGACTTTCTCGACGAGTTCGATCGCTACGAAGCCGCCATTGAACCCGCCATTGCCTTCCTGCAAGGCCGCGACCCCACCATCGCCTACCGCATCGCCGCCCGCCAGCTGCTGCCCGAGGGTCCGCGTTTCGAATCGCTCAATGCCTATGTCGACCCGGATAGTGAAGACGGCGGCGATGCACTAGCCTGGGCATTCGGCGCGCTGGGCACGCAGGATCGTGCCCGCCATCTGGCCACGCTGTTCCTGAACGACTTAGCCGATGTGCTACGCGAGTCCATTGACCCGCGCTTCGAGTTTGTCCGCTATGCCGAGCGGTTGGCATCGGGCCAGCCCACGTTCGATCCGCTGGCCGAGGCGTTGACGGCACCGGCTTCGTTGGTCGACGAAACTTTGCAGGCGCTCACGCGCGAGGCCATTGCCAAACACCAGCCGCAGCTGGTTTTGCTCTCGGTACCCTTCCCCGGCTCGGTATATGGTGCGTTACGCATCGCCCAGCAGATTCGCGCCATCGATCCCGCCATCCGTATCAGTCTTGGTGGTGGCTATGTGAATACCGAACTGCGCGAACTGCGGGAATCGCGGCTGTTCGACTACGTGGACTTTGTGACCCTGGATTCGGGTGAGCGGCCGCTGCTGGCGCTGCTGGAGCATCTGGCCGGCAAGCGCTCATCAGAACGGCTGGTGCGTACCTTCGTGCGCGATGATGCGGGCAAGGTGCGCTACATCAACTTCCCCGAACCCGATGTGCCGTTCGAGGACTGGGGCACGCCGACCTGGGATGGTCTGCCCATCCACGATTACCTGTCGCTGCTCGACATGCTGAACCCCATGCACCGGCTATGGAGCGACGGGCGCTGGAACAAGCTGACGATTGCGCATGGCTGCTACTGGAAGAAATGCAGCTTCTGCGATGTGTCGCTCGATTACATCTCGCGCTATGAAACCGCCACGGCCGAGACCCTGGTCAACCGCATCGAAGCCATCATTGCCGAGACGGGCCAGACCGGTTTCCACTTTGTTGATGAAGCCGCACCACCCAAGATGCTGCGCGCGCTCGCCGAGGAGCTGATTCGTCGCAAGGTAGCGATTTCCTGGTGGGGCAATATCCGCTTTGAGAAATCATTCACACCCGAGCTGTGCCAGTTGCTGGCGCAAAGCGGCTGCATTGCAGTCACGGGCGGCTTGGAAGTGGCGTCGGATCGCCTGTTGCAGCTGATGAAGAAAGGCGTTTCGGTCGAACAGGTCGCGCGCGTCACCTACGCCTTCAGCGAGGCCGGCATTCTGGTGCATGCCTACCTGATGTATGGCTTCCCCACCCAGACCGTGCAGGACACGGTGGACGCACTCGAATACGTACGACAGATGTTCGAGGCAGGCTGCATGCAATCAGGCTTCTGGCATCGCTTTGCCTGCACCGTGCATTCACCGGTGGGCCAGAACCCGGAGGAGTACGGCGTCAAGCTCGTGCCTTTGCCGGCCAATGCCCATTTTGCCCGTAACGATATCGGCTTTATCGACCCGACCGGGGTGG